From Haliotis asinina isolate JCU_RB_2024 chromosome 8, JCU_Hal_asi_v2, whole genome shotgun sequence, a single genomic window includes:
- the LOC137295259 gene encoding LOW QUALITY PROTEIN: adhesion G-protein coupled receptor G2-like (The sequence of the model RefSeq protein was modified relative to this genomic sequence to represent the inferred CDS: inserted 4 bases in 4 codons; substituted 3 bases at 3 genomic stop codons), with protein sequence MSSGQHFQTYIQNILNEYGFTVYELKEDSYARIKRADALVIDGNYVQFTLFLLPNYTLVSSRERLTAVQNVSLNMTMGGTTFGVQIQPSTKHRNVQGKLKLAPRSFRQTFLETMRLDMSLSRRVVCTGPLDFNTXSMAAFSTSEISNVNGSALGDIEXNEHNYFLSNYGTYLIYLDAILRKPEEMVVQIPTYISGAFLARKITTAVCISLRLLFLLLILSVYIPIKELHTIPGLNFILLSPSVFFAQMLYLFGARTVATPTICTVIGVLIHYFWLVVSAWMNICCLHIFRVFTKPFSSRHLADDKVCLMIKYSVCAYGVPLVIVTMTLPITYIQSGYTTVAYGGPALCFLVTSGLVSVISFSVLACXGVLFLWTXSLRFRNRENQTLGNRQANDIITFFKLSTLTGLSWLFGFIGYFLQREELMYVFTVLTAGQGVFNFLSFGDSRRVRKIIXEKLRPLXAKKXKKGHVNMQKRPKGKDTTMYTSSKRMEIRFY encoded by the exons ATGTC TTCAGGACAGCATTTTCAGACCTATATTCAAAACATACTAAATGAATATGGTTTCACTGTTTATGAACTAAAAGAAGACTCCTATGCACGCATCAAGAGAGCTGACGCCCTTGTAATTGATGGAAATTATGTACAATTCACACTTTTTCTCCTGCCGAATTACACACTTGTATCTTCAAGAGAACGTTTAACTGCTGTACAAAATGTGAGTCTGAACATGACAATGGGAGGGACGACATTTGGAGTTCAGATACAACCAAGTACAAAACACAGAAATGTGCAGGGCAAACTGAAGTTGGCTCCAAGAAGCTTCAGACAAACATTTCTGGAAACAATGCGTCTTGATATGTCACTAAGTAGAAGAGTCGTATGCAC TGGCCCGCTTGATTTTAATACATGATCAATGGCAGCGTTTTCCACTTCGGAAATTAGCAATGTAAATGGTTCTGCTCTCGGAGACATAG CTAATGAACATAATTACTTTCTGTCAAACTATGGAACTTACTTAATATATCTGGATGCAATTTTGAGGAAACCGGAGGAGATGGTGGTACAAATTCCAACTTATATATCAGGGGCTTTTCTTGCTCGTAAAATAACAACAGCAGTATGCATATCCCTTAGGTTACTCTTCCTTCTCCTCATTCTATCAGTCTACATCCCGATTAAGGAGCTACACACGATCCCAGGCCTCAACTTCATCTTGCTCTCACCCTCTGTCTTCTTTGCCCAAATGTTGTATCTGTTTGGAGCAAGAACGGTCGCCACCCCGACTATCTGCACCGTTATCGGAGTCCTCATCCACTACTTCTGGCTTGTGGTCTCTGCCTGGATGAACATTTGTTGTCTACACATTTTTAGAGTCTTCACCAAACCCTTCTCCTCGCGGCACTTAGCCGACGACAAGGTGTGTCTGATGATAAAGTATTCAGTTTGTGCCTATGGTGTCCCTCTGGTCATTGTAACGATGACTCTACCCATCACCTACATCCAGTCGGGCTATACTACTGTTGCCTATGGCGGTCCTGCTCTCTGTTTCCTCGTAACTTCTGGATTGGTCTCAGTTATTTCCTTTAGTGTTCTTGCTT TCGGAGTATTATTTCTCTGGA ACTCGTTGCGATTCAGAAACAGAGAAAATCAGACTTTGGGAAATAGACAGGCAAACGACATTATTACATTCTTCAAACTGTCGACTTTGACAGGTCTATCATGGTTGTTTGGCTTCATTGGCTACTTCCTTCAGAGAGAGGAACTGATGTATGTGTTCACTGTGTTGACAGCTGGACAGGGCGTCTTCAACTTCCTCTCGTTCGGTGATAGCAGACGAGTCCGCAAGATTATCTAAGAAAAATTAAGACCTT AGGCTAAGAAGTGAAAAAAAGGCCACGTGAACATGCAGAAAAGACCAAAAGGAAAGGATACGACAATGTATACCTCGTCCAAAAGAATGGAGATTCGTTTCTATTAG